The Mytilus edulis chromosome 4, xbMytEdul2.2, whole genome shotgun sequence nucleotide sequence tttttattgcaaccgttttctttgttttcatataaatCGATATGGTGTGTGCACATGTGTAATAGCttattggtttaataaaacaaataatgatagCTATTTCAGACGAAGTAAACAATATTCTAGATCCAAATTTTGTACTCTATAGTTTAGTGTTTTTGAAAGATTTAGACTTATTTGCTTCactttttatatattcaaattatggatttgatacattttttaatcATAGATTCTAAATATTTCTAAATCAGAGATTTAAAATATCTCAAATCAAAGATTTAAtcatatattgttaaaaaaaacaatattagattgcatacatttttaaatcaaataaaatcaatttttttttttaaatattttcaaatattgatttAACGTTTTGTTGAGAATTGGTTTATACGTTTTTAAATCAAGTATTCTGTACATTTGTTTATCATATGGTTAAAATATTATTGTTCTTTGGTCACTTAAGACGAAATAAGGACATATTGTTTTAACCTAGGCCTAAATAGATCTTTTTATGAGCAATAAATAAATGCCGACAGTGAAAATAAACATACCAGTATTGGTTATTTCTATAATTATTGTTATGTCTGTTGCCTCCTCTTGGTTGTCTAAGAATGTCCATTTGCATAATAGTTGCTCCATGTCCACGTCGCATATTATTTATTCTTACTTTTCCTCCGCCTGCTACGTCCATTACTTTCCCTACCATACCAGACATACGCATGTTCTTCATCATACCAGACAATTGTGGAGCAAAGACAGTTCTTACACCGCCATTACGTGAGTTCCCCTGGCTACCGTAACCATATCCCTGTCCGTAGTTACTGTTGCTAGACCCTCCATAAGTAAAGGAATTTCCTTTACTCTGACCTTTGCCATATGAATCTCCATAACCCTGACCTCCACCATAGGTAACTCCATAACTTTGACCACCACCATTTCCATAACTCTGACCACCACCATATGCGTTTCCATAGCTCTGACCACCACCAAAGATAATTCCAGAACTCTGACCACCACCATAGGCATTTCCATAACCTTGACCACCACCATAGGCATTTCCATTACCCTGACCTCCTCCATAGGCATTTCCATAACCTTGGCCTCCCCCAGAGACAATTACATAACTCTGACCTCCACCGTTTCCATACCCTCCATATCCTCCTCCTTGGTTACCATTGCCATAACCATAAC carries:
- the LOC139521186 gene encoding eggshell protein 1-like isoform X1, with translation MLLLIIACVISASCATKLNYKFVGEKYDPNPLDESVWKQAGGSAGYFPHPGPRYMPSVVLPRPGIVNPRNTYVDYYNRNLQNGYGYGNGNQGGGYGGYGNGGGQSYVIVSGGGQGYGNAYGGGQGNGNAYGGGQGYGNAYGGGQSSGIIFGGGQSYGNAYGGGQSYGNGGGQSYGVTYGGGQGYGDSYGKGQSKGNSFTYGGSSNSNYGQGYGYGSQGNSRNGGVRTVFAPQLSGMMKNMRMSGMVGKVMDVAGGGKVRINNMRRGHGATIMQMDILRQPRGGNRHNNNYRNNQY
- the LOC139521186 gene encoding keratin-associated protein 6-2-like isoform X2 yields the protein MLLLIIACVISASCATKLNYKFVGEKYDPNPLDESVWKQAGGSAGYFPHPGPRYMPSVVLPRPGIVNPRNTYVDYYNRNLQNGYGYGNGNQGGGYGGYGNGGGQSYVIVSGGGQGYGNAYGGGQGNGNAYGGGQGYGNAYGGGQSSGIIFGGGQSYGNAYGGGQSYGNGGGQSYGVTYGGGQGYGDSYGKGQSKGNSFTYGGSSNSNYGQGYGYGSQGNSRNGGVRTVFAPQLSGMMKNMRMSGMVGKVMDVAGGGKKHQ